GGCGTCGTGTAGCCGGGCAGTGTCATCTCGGTTCCGGGCACGGTCGCACCGTACGCGGACTTGCTCAGCACGAGGAAGTCGCCGACCAGCAGGGTGTCCTCCATCGAGCCGGAGATCACCGTCCAGGTCTGGATGACGAAGGTGCGGATGACGAGGAAGAGCAGGAACCCGATGAACAGCGACTTGGTCCATTCCCAGGCGGAGCGGCCGAGGGTGCGCTCCTGCTGCTGCGCCGTGGGGGGCCGGGACTGCTTTGTCTGCGACCGGTTGCGGTTCGAGGTGGCCATGGGTCCAGCGGTTCGGGGGTACGGCCGGTCAGCGGCCGCCACTCTCAGAGATACGCTCCTGAACACCTGATGTTTCGCCTTTCATCCCGCCGTGGCAAGTGGCGCAGGGTATCCGCTGGCATTCCGCGCCCCCTTGTGTCATGATCCGGACGGAACCAGTGCTCCCGGAATTCGCATGTCGACGACCGAAGCCCCCGTAATTCGTGCACCCCGTGGTTCGACGCTCCGCTGCCGCGGATGGCAGCAGGAGGCGGCGCTGCGGATGCTGATGAACAACCTGGACCCGGAGGTGGCGGAGCGGCCGCAGGACCTCGTCGTGTATGGCGGTACGGGCAAGGCTGCGCGGGACTGGGCCAGCTTCGAGGCGATCGTCCGCACGCTGGAGACGCTGGGCGACGACGAGACACTGCTGGTCCAGAGCGGCCGGCCGGTGGGCGTGTTCCGCACACACGCGCACGCGCCGCGGGTGCTGATCGCCAACGCCAACCTGGTCGGTGACTGGGCGACTTGGGAGCAGTTCCGCGAGCTGGAGCGGGCCGGCCTGACGATGTACGGCCAGATGACGGCGGGCTCCTGGATCTACATCGGCACGCAGGGGATCCTGCAGGGGACGTACGAGACGTTCGGCGCAGTGGCGCGTCAGCAGTTCGGCGGATCGCTGAAGGGCAGGTGGGTGCTGACCGGGGGGATGGGCGGCATGGGCGGTGCCCAGCCGCTGGCCGCGACCATGAACGAGGGGGCGGTCCTCTGCGTGGAGGTCGACCCGGCCCGCATCCAGCGCCGGATCCAGCAGCGCTACTGCGACCGGATGACCCACGACCTCGACGAGGCGCTGGAGTGGGTGCGGGGCGCGGCATCCCGGGGCGAGGCACTGTCGGTCGGGCTGGTCGGCAACTGTGCCGAGGTACTGCCGGAGCTGGTGCGCCGGCGCGTGGTCCCGGATGTGCTCACGGACCAGACGTCCGCCCACGACGAGCTGAACGGGTATGTCCCCGCAGGACTCTCGCTCGAGGAGGCGGACGATCTCCGCACGCGCGATCCCGCGACATACGTGCATCGCTCGATGGAGTCGATGGCCGTGCACTGTCGCGCGATGGTCGAGCTGATGCGCCTGGGGGCCGTAACGTTCGACTACGGCAACAACCTGCGCGGCCAGGCGAAGCAGGCCGGCTACCAGGATGCGTTCGCGTTTCCGGGCTTCGTGCCTGCGTATGTCCGGCCGCTGTTCTGCGAGGGGAAGGGGCCGTTCCGCTGGGCGGCGCTGTCAGGTGACCCGGCGGATATCCGTCGCACGGATGAGCTGGTGCTGGAGCTGTTCCCCGAGGACGAGCACCTGAAGCGCTGGATCCGGATGGCGCAGGAGCGCGTCGCGTTCCAGGGGCTGCCGGCGCGCATCTGCTGGCTGGGCCAGGGCGCGCGCGCGAAGTTCGGCGTCGCGCTGAACGACCTGGTGGCGAGCGGTGAACTGTCCGCGCCGATCGTGATCGGTCGCGACCATCTCGACACCGGTTCCGTCGCCTCGCCGTACCGCGAGACCGAGGCGATGAAGGACGGCAGCGATGCGATCGCCGACTGGGCGATTCTCAACGCCCTCCTGAACGTGGCGAGCGGGGCGAGCTGGGTGTCGTTCCACCATGGCGGCGGCGTCGGCATCGGCCGGTCGCTGCACGCGGGACAGGTGATCGTCGCGGACGGCACGGCGGACATGCGCGAGCGGCTCGAGCGTGTGCTGACGAACGATCCGGGCATCGGCGTGGCGCGCCATGCGGATGCGGGGTACGAGATTGCAATCGAGACCGCGCAGCGGCATGGAATTCGTCTGCCGATGCGCGAGCAGGGCTGATACAGCGAACAACATCCAGGAGTGAGATGACCGAAGATCTACTGCGCCGTGCGGGCGCACGGCTGGACGAGAACGGCGACGAGGAGGCGGAGAAGCAGGAGTCGCCGGAGCGCGCCAACCCCGCAATGCTGACGGAAACCGTGCGCGACCGGCTGTTCAAGTCGCGCACGCTGATCATCAGTGGCGAGATCAACCAGAAGCTGGCCGCGCAGGTGATGGGTCAGCTCCTCGCGATGTCGGCGGAGTCGGAGGACCCGATCACGATCTTCGTGAACTCGCAGGGAGGCCACGTCGAGTCGGGTGACACGATCCACGACATGATCCGCTTCATCACTGCGCCGGTTCGCATGGTCGGCACCGGCTGGGTTGCGAGCGCTGGTGCCCTGATCTATGTCGCCGTGCCGAAGGAGCAGCGCTTTTCGCTGCCGAATACGCGTTACCTGCTGCATCAGCCGTGGGGCGGTGCGCGCGGCAGTGCCGCGGACATCGAGATCGAAGCGCGCGAGATCGTGAAGATGCGCGAGAGGCTGAACCGCGTATTCGCGGAGCAGACGGGGCAGCCGCTGGAGAAGATCGTGGACGACACGCGCCGCAACTTCTGGCTCTCGGCAGAAGCGGCAGTCGATTACGGCCTGGTCGGCACGATCATCCGCAGCCGTTCCGAGTTGAAGTAAAGGGCGTGCGACGCTGCACCGGCGGATTGCAGCGTCGCATTCTTCCTCTCCCCTCCTGATGTCGACGATTCTCGTTCCCGAGCTGCTCTGGCAGCATGGCCGCTTCGTGCGTGACCGCGCCCTCGTGGTGGAGGGTGACCGCATAGCGGCGATCGTTCCGGCGGAGCGGGCCGGGCATGAGGCGCGCCGGCTGCCGCGACGGGCACTGATGCCGGGTTTCGTCAATGCGCACTCGCACGCGTTCCAGCGGCTGATCCGTGGTCGCACGCAATGGCGGCCCGCCAATGACCGAAGAGCGGACTTCTGGAGCTGGCGCGAGGAGATGTACCGCGCCGCACTGCTGCTCTCGCCCGAGCAGGTGGAGGCGGTCTCCGCGTTCTGTTTCCTGGAGATGCTCAAGGCCGGTTACACGTCCGTGGGCGAGTTCCACTACCTGCACAACGACAGGAGTGGGGCGCCGTACGACGATCCCGCCGAGCTCGCCCGGCGCATCCTGGCCGCCGCGCGCAGTGTCGGCATCCGCATCGCGCTGCTGCACGTGGCCTACGCGACGAGCGGCATCGGCCAGCCGCTGCGCCCCGAGCAGCGCCGCTTCGCCACGCCGACGCTGGACGGGTTCCTCCGTGTGGTGGACGCATTGCGCGAGTCGGCCGCAGGCGACCCGCTGGTCAGTGTCGGCGTTGCGCCGCACAGCATCCGCGCGGTGCCGCGCGAGTGGCTGCCGGCCGTCCATGCGTATGCGGAGCAGTACGGCCTGCCGTTGCACATGCACGTCAGCGAGCAGCCCGCGGAAGTCGATGCCGCGCTCGCGGCGTTCGGCCTGCGCCCTGTGGAGCTGCTGGAACAGGACGGGCTGCTCGACGACCGTTTCACCGCGGTCCACGCGACGCACCTGGCGGCCCACGAGGTGAACCTGCTCGGCAACACCGCCGTAACGGTGTGCGCCTGCCCTACCACTGAACGGGATCTCGGCGACGGGTTCCTGCAGGCAGACAACCTTCTGACCGCGGGCGCGCGCATTGCAATCGGAACGGACAGCCAGAGCATCATCGACCCGTTCGAGGAAGTGCGCCTGATCGAATACCACGAGCGGCTGCAGCGCCTGCGGCGGATCGTGCTGCTGCCGCCGGGCGCGGACGGCGCCGCGGACCCCGGCTCCCTGCTGCTCGACATCGGCACGCGCGCGGGTGCGAAGGCATTGCGCCTCGATGCGGGCCGGCTCGAAGCGGGCGCACTCGCGGATTTCATTGCCGTGGACCTGGACCATATCGCTCTCGCGGGCTGCGACGCGGATTCC
This genomic stretch from Longimicrobiales bacterium harbors:
- a CDS encoding formimidoylglutamate deiminase, producing MSTILVPELLWQHGRFVRDRALVVEGDRIAAIVPAERAGHEARRLPRRALMPGFVNAHSHAFQRLIRGRTQWRPANDRRADFWSWREEMYRAALLLSPEQVEAVSAFCFLEMLKAGYTSVGEFHYLHNDRSGAPYDDPAELARRILAAARSVGIRIALLHVAYATSGIGQPLRPEQRRFATPTLDGFLRVVDALRESAAGDPLVSVGVAPHSIRAVPREWLPAVHAYAEQYGLPLHMHVSEQPAEVDAALAAFGLRPVELLEQDGLLDDRFTAVHATHLAAHEVNLLGNTAVTVCACPTTERDLGDGFLQADNLLTAGARIAIGTDSQSIIDPFEEVRLIEYHERLQRLRRIVLLPPGADGAADPGSLLLDIGTRAGAKALRLDAGRLEAGALADFIAVDLDHIALAGCDADSLAAHLTLGGRAECVSDVWTGGIQRVADRSHADEERLRAAFGVAVRS
- a CDS encoding S26 family signal peptidase: MATSNRNRSQTKQSRPPTAQQQERTLGRSAWEWTKSLFIGFLLFLVIRTFVIQTWTVISGSMEDTLLVGDFLVLSKSAYGATVPGTEMTLPGYTTP
- the hutU gene encoding urocanate hydratase, producing MSTTEAPVIRAPRGSTLRCRGWQQEAALRMLMNNLDPEVAERPQDLVVYGGTGKAARDWASFEAIVRTLETLGDDETLLVQSGRPVGVFRTHAHAPRVLIANANLVGDWATWEQFRELERAGLTMYGQMTAGSWIYIGTQGILQGTYETFGAVARQQFGGSLKGRWVLTGGMGGMGGAQPLAATMNEGAVLCVEVDPARIQRRIQQRYCDRMTHDLDEALEWVRGAASRGEALSVGLVGNCAEVLPELVRRRVVPDVLTDQTSAHDELNGYVPAGLSLEEADDLRTRDPATYVHRSMESMAVHCRAMVELMRLGAVTFDYGNNLRGQAKQAGYQDAFAFPGFVPAYVRPLFCEGKGPFRWAALSGDPADIRRTDELVLELFPEDEHLKRWIRMAQERVAFQGLPARICWLGQGARAKFGVALNDLVASGELSAPIVIGRDHLDTGSVASPYRETEAMKDGSDAIADWAILNALLNVASGASWVSFHHGGGVGIGRSLHAGQVIVADGTADMRERLERVLTNDPGIGVARHADAGYEIAIETAQRHGIRLPMREQG
- a CDS encoding ATP-dependent Clp protease proteolytic subunit, whose product is MTEDLLRRAGARLDENGDEEAEKQESPERANPAMLTETVRDRLFKSRTLIISGEINQKLAAQVMGQLLAMSAESEDPITIFVNSQGGHVESGDTIHDMIRFITAPVRMVGTGWVASAGALIYVAVPKEQRFSLPNTRYLLHQPWGGARGSAADIEIEAREIVKMRERLNRVFAEQTGQPLEKIVDDTRRNFWLSAEAAVDYGLVGTIIRSRSELK